The following is a genomic window from Prunus persica cultivar Lovell chromosome G7, Prunus_persica_NCBIv2, whole genome shotgun sequence.
GAGCTGGGAGAGGGACTTTGTAAGCTGAGaaagatgaatttcaaaagtgGACCATTTTATCAGTTTGAGCAAGAAATCTCTGCAGCTCtggattttatttatcaaacacAGATAGAGTTGGCTGCCTGTGGGTtaatttcttctcctttcaAATCCCATctgttcaatttcatatgtCTCAGTCCAACCCAGAGACACCCAAAAAGTatctctgaattttctctgGACACCCGACTAGATTTAGAAATATGCAAATAAATGGATTCTTGAGCAGCTTTtacttcttttgattttatagGTACAGAGGATCTTTGTGTTACAATGGATCAATCAGAGAGATCATACCAACTTCTAGGTGGGTATGCTGCAGGTCAGCTACTATATACCCTGCAAAGTGACCCTAATGAAACCATGTATATTGTGTTTTCCCCTCACAGGTCTTATGACAGTGAGCCACCAAAGGTGAAGCTTCCAACCCTCAATGCAACCGCAGAACATCTCGTGGCCTGTCAATATAAGTGATTCTTGTTTTGAGACTACCTTTTAGGTTTTTGTACCTTGATCAATTGAATTGAGTATGATGCAAAAGGGAAACCAAAGATTGGTCTCACGAATGTTCACTTTCCAACCAATGTGCTAAAACCGGCTGATTTAATCCAATCCTATCCAATTCAATTTGATTGATTTCAATAACTTCTGGGAatttggattggatttcaaaaaTCAACATGATTGAGTTAGAGGACAAATTTTCTTGTgaaaatccaatccaatttaatTCGTCTCATTTATTTCGTCTAACAAGAATTTGAAATCAATGGTTTCAAAGCGAGGTACGTCTTGATATTGATTTCAAAGCGACGTATGCTTGACACGTGTTGAGGCCTTACCCCTTAAAATTATGTGAGCATGCCACCACTATTATCACTACAAACAGCGTAGGGAGTtgaacaaaattttgaatgaTTAATTCTACGATGTTAAGAGTTTTCAatgtttgaaagaaaaataccgGCTGAAAAGGGTGTTAACATGCTCTAGAATTGGACTAACAAGAAAGATGACAAAGAAAAGAACGGTTGGGCTTAGACATAAACCAGctaaatcaaaccaaaccaaaccgaaccgcACAAcaatgatttgtttttttgggctCGATCTCACCAAAGGTGTTAGtttaaaccaaaccaaaccaatccatCATATAGCGATTGGTGTTGAGTGTGAATCCATCACCAAGAGTGTTATTAAACCAGACTGAACCAATCCATCATATAGTGATTGGTTTGGCTGCGTTTAGTGTGAATCCAATTCAAATCGGATCGTGAACACCAATACCATAAACCCACAACAAAACCAATATCATAACGATATTGCACAGCTTCAACCCACaataaatacaatatattacaatgTTGTATAGTAAAACATTATGCACCACCATTTCACTATGTAAAACACTTGTAATGAACTTACATGctagaaaatacaaaatgggACTACTGAAGGCAAGCCTAAATCTGGGACCATGGAAAACCAACGATACCTCAACTACCATTGACTGTTTCGACAATGCCAAGCAAAACTTAAACAAGCTGTTACTGATAATATCCTCATCAACCATGGAGCAGATAACAATTTACAAGTAATTTCAGATCACCTCTCCTTTGTTTTCACAGGAACATCTCTGTACATTTTCACTTGTTCCTTCAAAGTATCCCGCCGTGGTATTGCTACCTTGTTGTTAGGATCAAAGAGAAGTACTTCTTCAAATGCATTCAGAGCAGCCTTAAAGTCCTTCCTCTTTTCATAGGCATCACCAAGGTTGTTCCAAGCTGTGACATAGCCCGGCTGAAGCTTGACAGCAGTTTCAAACTGCGTAATTCCCTTAGCAAGCTTACCTTCACGGATATAACTGACACCAAGGGCATTGTAAACCTATTCAAATATATGACATGTGAAAAACAATATCAGAACTCAGAAGCCAAGCCCAACAAGATGATGCAATAAGACCTACAGTCTAATTTAAATGGTCTAAATTTTCATTCACTTTTCTCCAAGTTTCTATATGACTTGCCATTATGCACGTGCTGTCAGAGGTTTCACGAGCTTTCAGAGATGGAAATACAACACAAACAGAACTTAAAACGGTATTCACAAATGACCAGACTGAACCTTTTCTAATCTTTTGTCGCTAAGTCACAAAATGTTCAACGAACAGGAATCAAAGAAGAATTTGTTAAGAGCAATACCCAAAAATCGTGAAATTATACAACTATTAGTTTTTTAACCCAGTTCTAGTTTCTGCCAGATGGTGCCATGCTATTCCTAAAGTGGGGCACATACATGTGGCAACAGTCGCAAGTATTCCAATAACACAATTCTAAAGccattttgtttgttggatCCAGTACAATGTGCTTTAGTTGACAATAAAAGTGCAAACTGTGTATTTAATATCCAAGAATTCATCACACCTGAGCAAGATCTTGGTCATCCCCATCCCATTTTTCAATTGCCTGAACCAAGTACTTAATAGCAGCTGGATAAATTTTCCTTCTCAGCATTACTGCTCCAAGTTCAAAAAGCTCAGTTGCATCAGCATCACCGCTTCTTACCTGCTCCTGGTATTTAGAAAGACAGAAGATAATGTGAGTAACTGGTTGTAGACAGCCTCTGTTCCACGTCCATtacagtttaaaaaaaatattaatgaatTTAATGTCTTTAAGTAGTGCTCAAAATTCAGGTTGGATGTGTAGTAAGTGCCAAGGTTGAAGCAAAGTATGTTGACCAACAATGCTGGACAGAAAATACAGGCTCATACCTGCAATTCTTTGGCAGAAAGATCAAGTTCTCTACGTACAAGCACTTGACGAATCACAAAGAAGGTTCCAATCCCAAGAAATGCCAACAATAGTAGCAAGTATGATAGCTGGATTCCTAATTCAAATAACTCCCCCGTCTCATAAACGACATTTGTTTTGATAATATCACGTGATTGTGCCATTGGAGTAGAGATAAGCCATAAGCTTTGTCCAACTAAGAATGCAGATACTGGTACATATGGCCTCTTCATGACTTTAATAAGCCCAGTAACCAAAAGGTTCTCAAAAAACTCTGCAATAAAATGATGATATAACAAAGATGATTCCCAGCAACTAAATAAAAAGTATCTATCTACTTAAAAGATtgtattgaaaaaataatttccagAAATACTAGACACTAATCCTATCACATTTTGTTCCTTGCATGAAGAGTCCCTCAATAAGTGGAAATACAAACAACAGAAAATTATACAGAAGTCACCACAATGattcaaaaatttaaagatGTCATATTCACCTTATAGTGAAGATATATTACGAAATTGTACTGGAGTGATCAATTCaaacttttctttccttctaaattgttttcacatatGTTAAACTTATTTTCAAGTTTCATACctaaccttttttcttttggtaaatTGTACACATGCACATTAAacttgagaaaaaataaataacttgcAATTTGTCACCTAGTCTTTAGTTGTCCATCTGAATACAAATGTGTGTCCCATCTGAATCTgtgctttaatttatttaataaataatcattaaataagagaaaggaaaaacagaactaataaaataaaatttgaatattgtGTGAAGAACTTAATTTGTATAATATTATCCGAATTTACACAGACACAGGtaaacaaacacacaaacactCATGTGTTGTGTGATataaactgccatcaattacTATTTGTAGTTATAATCACCAGTCCTGATTAATAAATCAATTTAGAGCTGTTTGTGATCCACAAACGAAACATTTAGGGTATATTATGATACCATGTTACAAGAACTATATAGAACCCCATAAAAGTTAACAACTTGTATAATGTCCATGTGGAGAACAATATTTTTGGAGAATAGGAATTACTCTGCAAATTTTTTGAGGTAAGACCTTCCATTGATAGTTCTTCTCGGAGTATCTGCCTTCACCCATGATTGAACAACATATTAGTAAAAACAATTGTTAACATGCATGATCCTTACAAAagcttctaaaaaaaaaaagatggaatAAGAAAGCTACAAAGGAGAAAATATAGGATATGGATGCACTATGACAGTTATGTAAGTGAAAAATGAATTCAAATGTTTCCTAATGGATAATTACTTCAGTTCTGCCTAAATATGTCTTCATGTGAAGGGAATTAAGAAGTAAACAATAAACACAGAAGAATCTGATATCTCTACATCAGTACTTCAAAGTTTTACTTGACACACGAACTAGTGCGCGCTCACACACAGAGTAACACATGTTGAAATAAAATGATCCTCATTGTTTTTTGATTAAGTTACATCAGTAGCTTATATACACAGGCTTTGTAACTAACCTATAACAAGATTACAGCTGTCATAACAAAGTTCTAACTAAGACTTAACAAACTTTGACTGACTTTGACTCTCTCTTTTAACTTCTCTAAGCTTGCTGTTGAGAGATCCTCTTTAACACACACCCACACATCAGCATGCCAAAAAAGGTCAACCTAGAAGAGATGTTTAAAGGATGGACACCAGGCCTTCAAGGCTTCAAAATATGGAAGCAGAAGGACAATGGTTCCCTTGAAGTAGTAACATGAACCATTCAAAGCAATAAAAACTCATTCCATAATTCAGACCTACCTCTCCCTGGCTTCAATGATTTGGATATTTTAGGCATCACtcaagaccaaaaaaaaacaaaataaaaaagaaaattcaaattcaattgcaaatttaaaataacatgtgaacaaaaaaaatcgaacTACATATATAATAGTCATGGAGAGTTcaatttatttacttattttaaattttcagcaGTTTAAGTTTTTGGGTTATGAACCTTTTCCCGTTTCCAACCATAAAAATTCACTTTCAGAGCTTTAAACTCAATTAATGTAAGGCAAAAGAAGCAGCTTGTGGAACAAATTCATCGCAAGTTTGGTTCGTACTTGTTCCTGAAATCAATTTCTCATCAACACGCAGAGAAACGCGGGCTCATGTCCAGAAATTGTtaagaaaaaagtaaataatacCTCGACCTCCTTGAGCTCTCGAACCCCCTCCTCGATCTCGCTAGTTTGGGTTTGACTGTGGGAAGCCATAGGCACGAACTTGACGGACCGGAGGGACGGCAGGTGATAGAACCGTAGAGAGCTGAGAGTGAGATACGGTGCCGTGCTGCTCTGGCCTTGTCTACACGAAACGTATGAAGGTTTTGGAAGGTTTGGCGAAACAGTGGTGGGAAGCGGTACAAATGGTGCTCGCAGAGGTGGAGTTCTGAGGACAGTGGCCATTGGAGAAGGTCAGAACGTCAGAGTGGAAGAGATAAGGGTGGCGATATTGAAAATGGGAGTGGAATTAAAGATAGTGctgagatgagagagagtgGGTAAAGGCGGataatgaaaattgaaaaggatttttaattcattttccaaaaagaaaagggaagttttagtttaattcggaccgttggatgcgggttctttttgaaaagaaatctTACACTAAAGCCTAGTGCCAactggtttttttaattatttatttaagaatGATCATCTAATCAGCTTGGTCTTCCTTTTGCAAAATGATTAAAGCAACAAAGTGAAGTCAGGAGTCGTTTGGTATGACGGATTGTTATTGATTGAATTAAATCTTGGGATGGTTTgacttggtctaagttggattaagtactgaTCTATGTTTGGTGTTGCGTCGGACTAAGAAGTTGGATAACAGAAATAGTACTATCCTATGTTTGGTTTATGCTCGGACTgggacaaaaaaatttaaaattttctttgaactgataatattttaattatcaacTATTTTTACTATAATTCCAAGATCAAAATTTGGTATTaaattttccaaaacttgCCTATATTTTAAGAACATTTCCCAAATGTGAATGCTCAACTTCCCTAATGTAAATTGCCAAATCGTCACTAAGTAATTGCAAACACAACATGTAATTGCAATcacaatttgaaaaaacaacatatatgTTTGTCAATTCCCGAACGATTAGCCACATGACCTCTACCCTTttattcttcctttcttcattcaaaaatGGTGGTGAGACAAGCTCCAAACCATCCCAATatcatataaagcaaaagtcaTACAATATTTATAGATGCAAAAGttagatattttatatatatgcaaaagtCATCCACATGGcttgaaattacaaattcaaGTTCACATATTACTTTCCACAAGCGCATAgactaacaataataataatcaaccAAAAATCCActaaataacatatataaataaacatccACAATTCCAACCCAAGACTAATAAagcagcaaaaacaaaagctatAGCAGCTACTTGTGGTGTTTCTAAGGTGGGAGATGCACTTGTGGTGTTTCCAATATATAAGATGTTGCCTCCTTCAAGCATTTTCATTGAACAATTGCTTAATAAAGGCTTTTTTGATATCAACATCAAGTGACTTGAACAAAGATATTGTTTGTGGCTTATCCAAAATGACTTTTAATGCTTTAATTTGATCCATAGCAGAAAATCCCATTTCCTTGACTTCTTTGGCAATATCAGATCGATCTTAATTACCTTTTAAGAAAGCATCATCACCATTTGCATCCTTTTTCCAAATACATCAAACAATTTTTCCAATGCAGTCATAATTCTGTCTTCATTACTTGAGCCTATTTTCCTCTTGTTTTGACTAGCCACAAATTGGTTGCCCTCCTTGTTTATTGACATGGGAGATGTATTATTGTCATCACTAGCATCAACTTCATTACTCCCTTGCTCTTCCATCATCTCACTAGGGACTTCAGCTCCTTTTTCATTAACACGATCCTTTCCAAAAATATTAGCAAGTCTATCAAATAATGGGAATGATTTGTTCCTCCATTCAGCTGCATTCTTGTGGTGCTACAATAAAATAAGACAACACTTAGTTTATGTTTAACTATgtaacaaaaaacaaatctCTGTAATGAAATATAGGCAAGTAGTACATGCACATAAGTCTCCCAAGCTTCATTACTGTCAACTTCAATGCATTTTTTCACATCATTCCATGCAAATTCATTTGTGTTATGATGTCATAAATTatactatattattttttccacCACTTTACCTTTGATTCAATGTGTGGACTTGCCTTTAGCTCAGCACCAGGACATAGATTATTCAAAACCTTCTCCATTTGGAGCAAGTACCATATTTGAAATTACCAATCTCACATTGATGGCCTCCAGCCACAAAATCTTCAAGGCACTGTCAGTAATTTCTCTTCCTCAAATTTAGACCATGACTACCTAGTTTGTTTCCTCCCTTACTAAAAGTCTTGATTGGTATCAACACTTTCCATTCATATTTTGACTCCAAACATATAAAGCAACACTATATATCATCATTGaactaaagaaaaacaaacaacaaaagaaatatgtaACATTGACAAACAATAGGTAACAACAGCAAGGTTGTGAAATTTATAACATAATTGATCAAGTCAATATAACAATCAGAATCATTATTCAAATTGCAAAGTGCTTAATCCTCAAGAAAATTAATACATGCTTAAGTTTGAACGGTGATGTCTCAAATTGTCATGACCTGAtttgaaaataagaaatattcCCGCAGGGTGTGAGTCATACCATAGTTATAAGAATAAAATCCTACAACCATGATATGATGAGAAAAAGAGccacaaataaatacaaatttacTTAACAATACAGAATAAGAGTCGCAGTAGCTCGTAGTTAATTACACActaaggggtcgtttggtacacaggcttggcttggactggcttggactaaatttagtaccacgtttgtttcatttaattctagtcttagatgggattgctaataccgggcccaccaaaaacacctccttaagaggggactactaatcccatgaagaaagggaggattagctagtcctatgtttaccaatgtatgagatgcatatattatattgtaatactaataacatatattactattattattattattacatacacatatactataatgtacatatatacatgtatatacacatatacaagtatatatatatatacacatatatacatatataatatatataaatacatatagatatatacacatatattattattattataatatactcatatacacatacatattaatattataataatagcatacatgtatacatgtatatatgtaacatatattatattatatattaaggtacatatatacacgtatatacatgtatatatataaacacatatatacatatataatatataaatacatatagatatatacacgtatattattattataatattcccatatacatatgcatattaatattataataatagcatacatgtatatatgtaatatatattattataatacatatatataagtatatatatatgtgtatatattatacccatgtatgtattataatatacatatgcaCACGTATAtagacatatacattatatatttatactatatgtatatatattataatatacatatatacacgtatatacatgtatattattattataacatacccatatatattatctaatataatatacatatgtatatgtatatgtattatacccatgtatatattataatatatagatacacctatatgcacatatattatatacatgtatatacgtatatatatgtatgttataatatataatatatatacatatattatacatatattatatatacatatatattttataatatatataatatatatgtatatatacatacatatataatatacatacacgtatatacatgtatattattattattattattataacatacccatatatatatattatattataatatacatacatatatataaatatatgtatatgtattatacccatgtatattataatatacatatatacatctatatacacttatatatatatgtatgtacgtttatattatttaaaatatataatattattataatatacttatatacatatatatatttttgaaaaaataaaaaaattatagtcctagtccaagcatacaccaaacgcaggataagtgttatccaacttagaccaagccaagccaagccaaaccAGTCCCTAaacatagtccatgccaagacagtcctgtgtaccaaacgagccctaagaTCTTTATCAAACCGTTGACTACTTACAAAAGTTAATTACacaaatcaacaacaaaagccTAGTAGTTTGGTTGAAACCCGCTTCCTCAAACTTCGCCTTGAATCCTACATGAGCATTCTAATGCCCAGTAAAATACCGTCAAACCCCTCAAAGTCACCTATCACAGTTAATCAAAGTGTCATGTATCAAACAACACAACATACATAAATTATGCAATCGTActagataaataaatttgcataTTCAGTGATGCCATGAACTCACTCCCTTCTAATCCCACTAATTCATATCTTAGGGCAACAAGCCTGCATATCCCATACCATGCATTTTACCACTGTGGCTCCGAATACCCTAAAATATGAACACTTCTGTCCCTTAacccattttcttttgtttacgaatttctcaactttcactTTTTATTAGAGACCCTGCTCCCATCACCTCATTATATTCAAGCCCTGCTCTCGTCACTTGaatatattttactttttttcttactCAGATATATCTAAAGCCTTCTCCCACCCTTTAGATATACCTTAAACTACACACATACCCAACACAACTGTATTTATGATGCATATGTAATGCAACACAAACATCATTTATTTCTGCTGAGTAAGAACACAGATAAACAATAATATTTCAGATTTAAtcacatgaataataatattcactcaacatcaaataaaatccacgaagaaacatcaataataatattcacaTAACATCAAATAATATTCGCTGAGCaaagcaaaaataatattcatatttatagTATTATTTATAAGCACCAAGATAAAAAGTAACATAGCCCAATCATCGGAAAATCAGGAAACCCTACCTCATGTCCAGCTAGCTGAAATACCAAATTTACCCTTCGGAGATTCTCGGAGTTGTTGAATCTATATTTTTTATCCAATTCCtgaacaaattcaaattcaaattattattgaGCAGTCTTCACTTTATTTCACCTAAGTCCAACCTCAACCTTATGCATTTCAAAGATTTTGGGTGAAAATGACGAAAATGCCCTCAGGACCAGCTCGGGGTCCAAAGCGGCCAAATCTCgtccaaaataatttaaaactcTATCCTATGCCTTGTCAACACCAAAACAAGGCCAACTACACCCGTTATCCAAAAGTTACTATTTGGGTCTCGTGGGCCCTGCAATAACCTATACTTTGCACCACCTCGGATTGACTTAAAACATATACCATCGGACTCGGATCAAGAAATTGAGTCAAATGGACTAAAAATATGGCGTCGGAGGCTGCCGGAACAGCTGCCACGTGCCGCCACTCGCCGAAGTCGAGAGTGGGCTTG
Proteins encoded in this region:
- the LOC18769931 gene encoding uncharacterized protein LOC18769931 isoform X1, yielding MPPTVGGVSARCRRTIITLKLTPRHLEHDDVLGSATFDQHSDFMCSIGRTFEGSSKLAFTHHKNAAEWRNKSFPLFDRLANIFGKDRVNEKGAEVPSEMMEEQGSNEVDASDDNNTSPMSINKEGNQFVASQNKRKIGSSNEDRIMTALEKLFDVFGKRMQMVMMLS
- the LOC18769931 gene encoding uncharacterized protein LOC18769931 isoform X2; translation: MEKVLNNLCPGAELKASPHIESKHHKNAAEWRNKSFPLFDRLANIFGKDRVNEKGAEVPSEMMEEQGSNEVDASDDNNTSPMSINKEGNQFVASQNKRKIGSSNEDRIMTALEKLFDVFGKRMQMVMMLS
- the LOC18769950 gene encoding cell division cycle protein 27 homolog isoform X1 codes for the protein MATVLRTPPLRAPFVPLPTTVSPNLPKPSYVSCRQGQSSTAPYLTLSSLRFYHLPSLRSVKFVPMASHSQTQTSEIEEGVRELKEVEILREELSMEGLTSKNLQKFFENLLVTGLIKVMKRPYVPVSAFLVGQSLWLISTPMAQSRDIIKTNVVYETGELFELGIQLSYLLLLLAFLGIGTFFVIRQVLVRRELDLSAKELQEQVRSGDADATELFELGAVMLRRKIYPAAIKYLVQAIEKWDGDDQDLAQVYNALGVSYIREGKLAKGITQFETAVKLQPGYVTAWNNLGDAYEKRKDFKAALNAFEEVLLFDPNNKVAIPRRDTLKEQVKMYRDVPVKTKER
- the LOC18769950 gene encoding uncharacterized protein ycf37 isoform X2, which encodes MEGLTSKNLQKFFENLLVTGLIKVMKRPYVPVSAFLVGQSLWLISTPMAQSRDIIKTNVVYETGELFELGIQLSYLLLLLAFLGIGTFFVIRQVLVRRELDLSAKELQEQVRSGDADATELFELGAVMLRRKIYPAAIKYLVQAIEKWDGDDQDLAQVYNALGVSYIREGKLAKGITQFETAVKLQPGYVTAWNNLGDAYEKRKDFKAALNAFEEVLLFDPNNKVAIPRRDTLKEQVKMYRDVPVKTKER